One window of Nymphaea colorata isolate Beijing-Zhang1983 chromosome 1, ASM883128v2, whole genome shotgun sequence genomic DNA carries:
- the LOC116246126 gene encoding PRA1 family protein F3-like — MSNYGAIPTSSSESSGLGFLSRAKERGRSILATRRPWREMVHLHALGIPSGFRDALARFRRNLGYFRVNYAIIVLIIVFLSLLWHPISLIVFLVMFVLWFFLYFFRDEPLVIFGRTIDDRIILITLSIITIIVLLLTHVTLNVVVSLAIGLAIIVLHGVFRKTDDLFVHEEETASLSPQPVV; from the coding sequence ATGTCAAACTATGGTGCCATTCCTACATCTTCTAGTGAGAGCAGCGGGCTTGGTTTCCTCTCTCGGGCCAAGGAACGAGGCAGATCAATCTTGGCTACACGTCGGCCATGGCGAGAAATGGTACATCTGCACGCTTTAGGCATTCCATCGGGCTTCAGGGATGCTCTGGCCAGATTCAGGAGAAATCTGGGCTACTTTCGCGTTAATTATGCAATCATCGTCTTGATCATAGTCTTCCTGAGCTTGCTATGGCATCCAATTTCCTTGATAGTGTTCTTGGTCATGTTTGTGCTTTGGTTTTTCCTCTACTTCTTTCGTGATGAGCCTCTTGTGATCTTCGGACGCACGATTGATGATCGAATCATTTTGATCACGCTTTCTATCATAACGATCATCGTTCTGCTTCTTACCCATGTCACGCTGAATGTTGTGGTTTCTCTCGCCATTGGCCTTGCAATTATTGTACTTCATGGTGTTTTCCGCAAGACGGATGACCTGTTTGTGCATGAAGAGGAAACTGCTTCTCTAAGCCCCCAGCCTGTCGTTTAG